A part of Gramella sp. MAR_2010_147 genomic DNA contains:
- a CDS encoding response regulator, which produces MKKTICVIDDDEIYQRIIKKIISRAEVFTDALFFKSAKVALDEFLKKDTPLPSVILLDINMPVMDGWQFLKTLENFTPTLYEESKIFIVTSSIAYSDKEKMKDFPEVSGFLSKPLRTEKLREIGLSMN; this is translated from the coding sequence ATGAAAAAGACTATTTGTGTAATAGATGATGATGAGATCTACCAAAGAATTATTAAAAAGATAATTTCCAGAGCTGAGGTTTTTACTGATGCACTTTTTTTTAAATCTGCAAAAGTAGCTCTTGATGAATTTCTTAAAAAGGATACACCGTTGCCATCAGTTATTTTATTAGATATTAATATGCCTGTTATGGATGGATGGCAATTTTTGAAAACCTTAGAAAATTTTACTCCCACATTATACGAGGAATCTAAAATTTTTATCGTCACTTCCTCTATAGCTTATTCTGATAAGGAAAAAATGAAGGACTTTCCCGAAGTTTCTGGATTTTTATCGAAACCTTTAAGAACAGAAAAATTAAGGGAAATAGGATTGTCTATGAACTAA
- a CDS encoding PAS domain S-box protein — translation MANKIGKPNKSLALKKPLFIGLFAFFLLLLAVCFMLWQRYQILLDDRQTEMAAIIDVAEQNIDQSLKYSYSAALSLALQIDENGKIENFDEVAPQLVDNNPNIDAIEIVPNGIITRVYPYEENKDVINYNILKDSTRNGEAFKAIERKSMFFAGPLELRQGGLAIIGRLPVFKKGDFWGFVAVLIHFDNLIDQSGLQDLAGDKFRFQFSKINPVSKKEEFFLNGTEIQDKSYSEKLVLPDGDWKIYIIPVDPHEPFYAIIPIAIMILVISGAISWIIYNALKQPAKLQKLVKEQAGELAKSELHFRTIFNQAAIGMVRVNSNSGMILEANKRFQNLLGYSEEELKLKDYKIISHPDDLSENADLMAKLSRNEIREYSLEKRLQTKDGSRIWVRINVSPLWEAGEEVTSHIALVEDISARVKVKQELEENENRFRSLVENSNEIILIVDDLNKVKYYSPSLAKITKYEQIDFSINGVLYYVHEEDHDLLRMKIEKAYQKPGIPIVDIILRVKDAENNWFWVNATLTNMLASEGVNGFVVNLRDITGKKEAEMNLVKSYELVMEQNKRLLNFAYIVSHNLRSHSSNMSSILELYDIEESQGEKDSYIDLLRKVSTNLDQSLHDLNEVVSINTNLDIKAESISVSKFIEQALDVLSIQIKSKNARITNEVPADMQISFNSAYMESVLLNFLTNALRYCHPERTPVISLLGYKEDSGWVLEVKDNGIGIDLDKYGDKVFGLYKTFSDRKDARGVGLFITKNQINAMGGMVKVESEPGVGTTFKVTFK, via the coding sequence ATGGCAAATAAAATTGGTAAGCCTAATAAATCTTTAGCTCTTAAAAAGCCCTTATTTATTGGCCTTTTTGCCTTTTTTCTACTTCTATTGGCAGTCTGCTTTATGCTTTGGCAACGCTATCAGATTTTGTTGGACGATCGGCAAACTGAAATGGCGGCTATTATCGATGTGGCTGAACAGAACATTGACCAGTCTTTAAAATATAGTTATTCGGCAGCACTTTCTTTGGCCCTTCAAATAGATGAAAACGGCAAAATTGAAAATTTTGATGAGGTGGCTCCTCAATTGGTAGATAATAATCCTAATATCGATGCTATAGAAATAGTGCCAAACGGAATTATCACCAGGGTATATCCTTACGAAGAAAATAAAGATGTCATTAATTATAATATTCTTAAAGATAGTACGCGTAATGGAGAAGCCTTTAAAGCAATAGAAAGAAAAAGCATGTTCTTTGCTGGACCTTTGGAATTAAGGCAGGGTGGATTGGCTATTATTGGCAGACTTCCGGTTTTTAAAAAAGGTGATTTTTGGGGTTTTGTGGCTGTTCTTATTCATTTTGATAACCTGATAGACCAATCAGGACTTCAGGATTTAGCCGGAGATAAATTTCGCTTTCAGTTCTCAAAAATAAATCCGGTATCAAAAAAGGAGGAGTTTTTCTTAAATGGAACTGAAATACAGGATAAGTCCTATTCAGAAAAACTGGTATTGCCAGATGGAGATTGGAAAATCTATATCATCCCGGTAGATCCTCATGAACCTTTTTATGCTATAATTCCTATCGCTATTATGATCCTGGTGATATCAGGCGCTATTTCGTGGATCATTTATAATGCTTTAAAGCAACCTGCTAAATTACAGAAATTGGTGAAGGAGCAGGCCGGAGAACTAGCCAAAAGTGAATTGCATTTCAGGACAATCTTCAACCAGGCAGCTATCGGGATGGTACGTGTTAATTCAAATTCTGGAATGATCCTGGAAGCAAATAAGCGGTTTCAAAATTTGCTTGGATATTCAGAAGAGGAACTAAAATTAAAAGATTATAAGATTATTTCCCATCCAGACGATCTGTCTGAAAATGCAGATTTGATGGCTAAATTAAGTCGGAATGAAATTCGTGAATACAGTCTGGAGAAACGCTTGCAAACAAAAGATGGCAGTCGTATTTGGGTGCGAATAAACGTATCGCCATTATGGGAAGCAGGAGAAGAAGTCACTTCACACATAGCACTGGTAGAAGATATCTCGGCTAGGGTGAAAGTAAAACAAGAGCTGGAAGAGAATGAAAATCGCTTTAGATCTCTTGTTGAGAACTCCAATGAAATTATACTTATTGTTGATGATCTAAATAAGGTGAAATATTATTCTCCATCGCTTGCCAAGATCACCAAGTATGAACAAATTGATTTCTCTATTAATGGGGTTCTGTATTATGTTCATGAAGAAGATCATGATCTTTTAAGAATGAAAATTGAAAAAGCTTATCAAAAACCGGGTATTCCTATTGTTGATATTATTTTACGTGTAAAAGATGCTGAAAATAACTGGTTCTGGGTAAATGCGACACTAACCAATATGCTGGCTTCAGAAGGTGTAAACGGATTTGTGGTGAATTTGAGAGATATCACAGGCAAGAAAGAGGCTGAAATGAACCTGGTAAAATCTTATGAACTGGTTATGGAGCAGAACAAAAGATTGTTGAACTTCGCCTATATTGTCTCTCATAATTTAAGATCGCATTCCAGTAATATGTCATCAATACTGGAGTTATATGATATTGAAGAATCTCAGGGCGAAAAGGATTCTTATATAGATCTACTGCGAAAGGTATCAACTAATCTGGATCAATCCCTGCACGATCTTAATGAAGTGGTCTCTATAAATACCAATTTGGATATTAAGGCCGAGTCAATTAGTGTTTCTAAGTTTATAGAGCAGGCTTTGGACGTGTTGAGTATACAGATTAAGTCAAAAAATGCCAGAATTACAAATGAGGTGCCTGCAGATATGCAAATATCTTTTAATTCGGCCTATATGGAGAGTGTACTTCTCAACTTTCTAACAAATGCTCTGCGTTACTGTCATCCTGAAAGGACTCCCGTTATTTCATTACTGGGATATAAAGAAGATAGTGGCTGGGTTCTGGAAGTAAAAGATAATGGAATAGGGATAGATCTAGATAAATATGGAGATAAGGTTTTTGGTCTTTATAAAACATTTTCCGATCGAAAAGATGCCAGAGGAGTGGGGCTGTTTATTACGAAAAATCAGATAAATGCAATGGGAGGAATGGTGAAGGTAGAAAGTGAACCTGGAGTGGGTACAACTTTTAAAGTTACTTTTAAATGA